In one window of Comamonas testosteroni DNA:
- a CDS encoding YqaA family protein encodes MEAWIHQLLQWLALPELGLSTVFVVALVSATLLPLGSEPVVAALVSANPDLFWPAIVVATAGNTLGGAISWWMGLAANQAWNKAKKLRRHGEPPPQNMHHKSRWNRIARYWLRKYGAKACLLSWLPVVGDPLCAVAGWVRLPFWPCVAYMAVGKFLRYTLMTAGLHQIILRFF; translated from the coding sequence ATGGAAGCGTGGATACATCAGTTGCTGCAATGGCTGGCCCTGCCGGAGCTGGGCCTTAGCACCGTGTTTGTCGTGGCCCTGGTCTCGGCCACCCTGCTGCCGCTGGGCTCAGAGCCCGTGGTGGCCGCCCTGGTATCAGCCAACCCCGACCTGTTCTGGCCCGCCATTGTGGTCGCCACGGCGGGCAACACGCTGGGTGGGGCCATCAGCTGGTGGATGGGACTGGCCGCCAACCAGGCCTGGAACAAGGCCAAAAAGCTGCGCCGACATGGAGAGCCGCCGCCTCAGAACATGCACCACAAGTCACGCTGGAACCGCATCGCCCGTTACTGGCTGCGCAAATACGGCGCCAAGGCCTGCCTGCTGAGCTGGCTGCCCGTCGTCGGCGACCCGCTATGCGCGGTCGCCGGCTGGGTGCGCCTGCCTTTCTGGCCTTGCGTCGCCTATATGGCAGTGGGCAAATTCCTGCGCTATACCTTGATGACGGCAGGCCTGCACCAGATCATCCTGCGGTTTTTCTAG
- a CDS encoding M15 family metallopeptidase — MAADLVPLATLAPGIKQDMRYVSKHNFMGRPVAGYEAGVCWLSRVAAESLAAVQKELAGQGLALKVYDCYRPQAAVDDFVRWGRDMADQKNKDMYYPRVPKSELFKRGYIAEKSGHSRASTVDMTLVVVDAKRAGKLVRGPLADGIEVDMGTPFDLFDEQSHTDNAQQSPDVQHNRRWLRSLMQRNGWKNLPEEWWHYTLVSEPYPEQYFEMPVRKN; from the coding sequence GTGGCTGCCGATCTGGTGCCGCTGGCGACGCTGGCGCCCGGCATCAAGCAGGACATGCGCTATGTCTCCAAGCACAACTTCATGGGCCGCCCTGTGGCTGGCTATGAGGCCGGGGTTTGCTGGCTCAGCCGCGTGGCCGCCGAATCCCTGGCAGCTGTTCAAAAGGAACTGGCAGGGCAGGGACTGGCCCTCAAGGTCTATGACTGTTACCGCCCCCAGGCGGCCGTCGACGACTTTGTGCGCTGGGGTCGCGATATGGCCGATCAGAAAAACAAGGATATGTATTACCCGCGCGTGCCCAAGAGCGAGCTCTTCAAGCGTGGCTACATCGCCGAGAAATCGGGCCACAGCCGCGCCAGCACTGTGGACATGACGCTGGTGGTGGTGGATGCCAAGCGCGCCGGAAAGCTGGTGCGTGGGCCGTTGGCTGACGGTATCGAGGTGGACATGGGCACGCCCTTCGATCTCTTTGACGAGCAGTCGCATACCGACAATGCCCAGCAGTCGCCCGATGTGCAGCACAACCGCCGCTGGCTGCGCAGCCTGATGCAGCGCAATGGCTGGAAGAATCTGCCCGAGGAGTGGTGGCATTACACGCTGGTCAGCGAGCCCTATCCA